In Nitrospira sp., one genomic interval encodes:
- the nadA gene encoding quinolinate synthase NadA, translating into MKTVATLPRPVTEYQSLPAEDLCERTRAAKRTLGDRVMILGHNYQRDEVIQHAEFRGDSLKLAQLAEQRSDRPYVVFCGVHFMAETADILSRSNQTVILPDMAAGCSMADMAAIEQVEACWDTLGRVIPVEEQVMPAVYVNSAAVLKAFCGEHGGITCTSSNARAVIEWCWARREKILFFPDEHLGRNTANKMGIPRDQMIVWDPYMPRGGNSVEAIKRAKLILWKGHCSVHQMFQPSHVEYFRKQHPGITVIVHPECHEDVVNKADLVGSTEFIIRTVTAAPPGTAWAVGTELNLVNRLKHELTDRKVFFLSSTVCQCATMFRIDAPHLCWAMENLAEGHVVNHIVVPDDEKRWAKVALDRMMALS; encoded by the coding sequence GTGAAAACGGTCGCCACGCTTCCTCGCCCTGTCACCGAGTATCAATCGCTGCCCGCGGAAGATCTATGTGAGCGAACTCGCGCGGCGAAACGGACGCTGGGCGACCGCGTGATGATTCTCGGGCACAATTACCAGCGGGATGAGGTGATTCAACATGCCGAATTCCGCGGCGACTCGTTGAAGCTGGCGCAACTGGCGGAGCAGCGGTCCGACCGGCCCTATGTCGTGTTTTGCGGGGTCCATTTCATGGCGGAGACCGCCGACATCTTGAGTCGCTCGAACCAAACCGTGATTCTGCCCGACATGGCCGCCGGCTGTTCCATGGCCGACATGGCGGCGATCGAACAGGTGGAGGCCTGCTGGGATACGTTGGGGCGGGTGATTCCGGTTGAAGAGCAGGTGATGCCTGCGGTGTACGTGAATTCTGCCGCGGTCTTGAAGGCCTTTTGCGGCGAACATGGCGGCATTACCTGTACCTCGTCGAACGCGCGGGCGGTGATCGAGTGGTGCTGGGCGCGGCGCGAGAAGATCCTGTTTTTCCCCGACGAACATCTGGGGCGGAATACCGCCAATAAGATGGGCATCCCTCGCGACCAGATGATCGTGTGGGATCCGTATATGCCGCGCGGCGGCAATTCCGTCGAGGCGATCAAGCGGGCGAAACTCATCCTGTGGAAGGGGCACTGCAGTGTCCATCAAATGTTCCAGCCCTCGCACGTCGAGTACTTCCGTAAGCAACACCCTGGGATTACGGTCATCGTCCATCCGGAGTGCCACGAAGACGTGGTCAACAAGGCCGACTTGGTCGGCTCGACCGAATTCATCATCCGCACCGTCACCGCAGCCCCTCCCGGCACTGCCTGGGCGGTGGGCACGGAACTGAATCTGGTGAACCGTCTGAAGCATGAATTGACCGATAGGAAGGTGTTCTTTCTCTCCTCGACCGTCTGCCAATGCGCCACCATGTTTCGCATCGATGCGCCGCATTTATGTTGGGCCATGGAGAATCTCGCCGAAGGCCATGTGGTGAATCACATCGTGGTCCCGGACGATGAGAAGCGGTGGGCGAAGGTGGCGTTGGACCGCATGATGGCGCTCAGTTAG